In a single window of the Porites lutea chromosome 14, jaPorLute2.1, whole genome shotgun sequence genome:
- the LOC140925213 gene encoding uncharacterized protein isoform X3: MASVTMQISSLIDSRFDNFKKQFTEENSSSVEAAVKRAKRARFVFQSKGNEQQFEHAESVLDKLESAKGALNANAISKAKTAIEEGIALVTKRMKVIKIADKSQYSWATVQEYLSDELASDSEDEKRLFRSERRAEKKVKDSKKKRSQKYQHQRFQPYPPFNPNHRSSLPTLDAHSNTGSRFGRDLGVRGRQIGPCFNAGNMVIWPPIVLAKLASARSD, translated from the exons ATGGCTTCCGTTACCATGCAGATATCGTCTCTAATCGACTCCCGCTTCGACAACTTTAAGAAGCAGTTCACGGAGGAAAATTCTTCATCAGTTGAGGCAGCCGTTAAACGTGCGAAGCGCGCtcgttttgttttccagagcaAAGGAAACGAGCAGCAGTTTGAACATGCCGAatctgttttggacaagctcgAGAGTGCGAAGGGTGCGCTTAACGCCAATGCCATTTCCAAAGCCAAAACCGCCATTGAAGAAGGTATTGCTTTAGTTACTAAAAGAATGAAGGTAATTAAGATCGCCGATAAAAGTCAGTATAGCTGGGCCACTGTTCAAGAGTACCTTTCGGACGAATTGGCATCTGACTCGGAGGACGAGAAGAGGTTATTTCGCTCGGAGAGGAGAGCAGAGAAGAAAGTTAAAGATTCGAAGAAGAAGCGCTCTCAGAAGTATCAGCATCAGAGATTTCAGCCTTATCCACCGTTCAACCCTAACCACCGTTCTTCCTTACCGACTTTGGATGCGCATTCTAATACAGGAAGTCGTTTTGGCCGTGATCTAGGCGTTCGTGGTCGACAGATTGGCCCGTGTTTTAA tgctggGAATATGGTCATTTGGCCTCCAATTGTACTGGCAAAGCTGGCGAGCGCTCGAAGTGACTAG